One region of Methanobrevibacter millerae genomic DNA includes:
- a CDS encoding Nre family DNA repair protein has protein sequence MITSKNAYLAKLTEQIQMKSVNVGKNLEGSTPPSVFIGRWSYPKVYAGPMMVGETGDTSIMDSPESWIGQNKQQEDIINYRMSLVRGKQLIKIDDLENPFVEKLQDISLASTSIDSEATFGRRPTGLMLTEDSTPHGPSAVIEKFDIDAVKWDRQLEKTFYDTDLKAVDAVVNLHNKEVPFSAMQKAFSVGAIGTKNRRKLVPTRWSITACDSTLADEFLKDVRKFEILDTCRVFEFGALNTYYVIILTPTEWQYEWYEAFIKIMGNERLIFSDYETNGGKKEYSIVGGCYYTAKMVVLDYLSKIKKQSGVIILREAYENYVPLGVFNVRENIKEAMKKPYLEFETLEDSLKYAGTKLRIPVKEFVNQGTLLNEMLHTKQTTLDMYFKK, from the coding sequence GTTGGAAAAAACCTTGAAGGAAGCACACCACCATCAGTATTTATTGGAAGATGGTCATATCCCAAAGTCTATGCCGGACCTATGATGGTCGGCGAAACAGGTGACACATCAATTATGGACTCGCCGGAATCCTGGATTGGGCAGAACAAGCAACAGGAGGATATAATCAACTATAGGATGAGCCTTGTAAGGGGAAAGCAGCTGATTAAGATTGACGATTTGGAAAATCCTTTCGTTGAAAAGCTTCAAGACATTTCCCTTGCATCAACATCAATAGACAGCGAAGCCACCTTCGGAAGAAGGCCGACCGGATTAATGCTAACGGAAGACAGCACTCCCCACGGACCTAGCGCAGTCATCGAAAAATTTGATATAGATGCAGTAAAATGGGACAGACAGCTTGAAAAGACATTTTACGATACGGACTTGAAAGCTGTAGACGCAGTTGTAAACCTACACAATAAGGAAGTGCCCTTCTCGGCAATGCAGAAAGCCTTTTCTGTGGGAGCCATTGGAACCAAAAACAGAAGAAAGCTTGTTCCGACAAGATGGTCAATTACAGCATGCGATTCAACACTTGCAGATGAATTTTTAAAGGATGTAAGAAAATTTGAAATACTGGATACCTGCAGAGTCTTTGAATTTGGAGCTCTAAATACATATTATGTAATCATATTAACTCCAACTGAATGGCAATACGAATGGTATGAGGCATTCATTAAAATTATGGGAAATGAAAGGTTAATTTTTTCGGATTACGAAACGAACGGCGGCAAAAAGGAATATTCTATCGTTGGAGGGTGCTATTACACTGCAAAAATGGTTGTTCTTGATTACCTTTCAAAAATCAAAAAACAGTCCGGAGTAATTATATTAAGAGAAGCGTATGAAAATTACGTACCATTAGGCGTTTTTAACGTACGTGAAAACATTAAAGAAGCAATGAAAAAGCCATACCTCGAATTTGAAACATTGGAAGATTCACTAAAATATGCAGGGACAAAACTCAGAATCCCTGTTAAGGAATTTGTAAATCAGGGAACGCTTCTTAATGAAATGCTTCACACAAAACAGACCACCCTTGACATGTACTTTAAGAAATGA